A stretch of the Uranotaenia lowii strain MFRU-FL chromosome 3, ASM2978415v1, whole genome shotgun sequence genome encodes the following:
- the LOC129754871 gene encoding putative uncharacterized protein DDB_G0291812 codes for MTSVRDTASFFSNGTSNQFDFVLALYPQALKLKADNKCKKPEELIRLDDWYQNKLPQLIKKRGKERFIVHEELVQTMKWKQTRGKFYPQLSYLIKVNTPRAVQAETKKAFKKLPNLEQAITALSNLKGVGTTMASALLAAAAPETAPFMADECLMAIPEIEGIDYTTREYMNFVQHIRATTNRLNEEVHGPVSSSKEDGSNDEDSNSDAAEKVEKKWSPHRVELALWTHYVAREFKPELLDDMPAPSKSNFSAGSATVPTAAVAPATTTPVATNGASTVPSLASSENNTMEEPSDESNLDTEPGKGTSDESSKDNNKYTDSLDECTKSEDSLEKPSTTTTSIRNNNSDEVIDSDSQSSAKRSGGTFDDEDDDDDEEDEDEENDEEDNGDGVAGEGDESSADGAPEAKKAKLE; via the coding sequence ATGACCTCAGTCAGAGACACGGCGTCGTTCTTCAGTAACGGCACCTCCAACCAGTTTGACTTCGTCCTAGCCCTGTATCCCCAGGCACTGAAACTCAAGGCAGAcaacaaatgtaaaaaaccgGAAGAACTGATCCGGCTGGATGATTGGTACCAGAATAAACTGCCACAGTTGATCAAGAAACGTGGCAAGGAAAGGTTCATAGTACACGAGGAACTGGTTCAGACAATGAAATGGAAACAGACAAGAGGGAAGTTCTACCCGCAGCTGTCCTACTTGATTAAGGTCAATACGCCACGAGCGGTGCAAGCAGAGACAAAGAAAGCTTTTAAGAAGCTACCGAATCTGGAACAAGCTATAACGGCATTGTCGAACTTGAAAGGCGTCGGAACAACGATGGCTTCGGCTTTGCTGGCAGCTGCTGCTCCAGAAACCGCTCCTTTCATGGCAGATGAATGTTTGATGGCTATTCCGGAAATTGAAGGCATCGATTACACGACCCGCGAATACATGAACTTTGTCCAGCACATTCGGGCCACGACAAATAGGTTAAACGAAGAAGTTCACGGCCCCGTTAGTAGTTCAAAGGAGGACGGTAGCAACGACGAAGACAGCAACAGCGACGCTGCTGAAAAAGTTGAGAAGAAATGGTCTCCGCATCGAGTCGAGCTGGCCCTGTGGACACACTATGTAGCACGGGAGTTCAAACCGGAACTGCTAGACGACATGCCTGCACCCTCCAAATCCAACTTCTCAGCAGGATCCGCAACGGTTCCGACGGCAGCGGTAGCACCTGCCACAACGACACCAGTCGCAACCAATGGCGCCTCGACGGTTCCCTCGCTAGCTTCCTCGGAAAACAACACCATGGAGGAACCTTCGGACGAGAGCAACCTGGACACCGAACCGGGCAAAGGAACCTCGGACGAATCCTCGAAAGACAACAACAAGTACACTGACAGCCTGGACGAGTGCACCAAATCCGAAGACAGTCTGGAGAAGCCGAGCACCACGACGACCAGCATCCGGAACAACAACAGCGACGAAGTGATCGACAGTGACTCGCAGAGCAGCGCCAAACGGTCTGGTGGGACCTtcgacgacgaagacgacgacgacgacgaagaggATGAAGACGAGGAAAACGATGAGGAGGACAATGGAGACGGAGTTGCCGGCGAAGGGGACGAAAGTTCGGCTGACGGTGCTCCCGAAGCCAAGAAGGCCAAGCTGGAATAA